Below is a genomic region from Amyelois transitella isolate CPQ chromosome Z, ilAmyTran1.1, whole genome shotgun sequence.
atgcccaaaataactattccacgcagacggaGTCGCAGGTAGGgctagttattaaaataaagaaataggcatccattcatctagtgcatgCTTCCTTACTGGTCTGAAAGCGAAGAAAACACAATGTTCCAACTGCTTCTCTCATAACACAGATTGTGAACTCAATTAAGGGAAAGACTTGTTTCTTTTTGAGCAttgagttagcaacctgtcactgatAATAAACATGATTATTGAGTCTTCTTGAGTCTATCTCCTTAGACTTCTTCTCCAAAAGTACTTTGTAGTTACTAGGGCCTCCTTCACTTGGACTGATATTCTAGCCTCACAAATAATCCCTGACAATTTCTCTACAGGTTATTGTCATACTACTGGATTTcttctttcattatttttgggGAGGAACCCAGTATCCCACAAATGAGcctgagatttttttttgtttttctcttTCCAATCTGTCAGTCTTTAGTTTAAGGACCATTGacacataatttaattatgtaatttgtcgCGACTTCTATCCTGGATTTCTTCGGGCTGCTCCTTCTAACTAGGCCTGTCCGACGGTACATTGCAAGTTCCCCAAATGGTCTGCAAGCGGACGGTACCAGCTTAGGCAATCTTTGTTCTTCATTTTGTCTGCATTGTCACGAACATGAATCTCACACTCAGCGCTGCATATTCCGCTCCATGACCCGTAGTTTCTACTTGTGCTACTCTAGCATGAAGTGACCTCAATAAGACTGTTAACAGGGCAACCTTATCTAAATAAGATCATAAGTAGTTGTTACTAGTCACGAGGTCCTAGTAAACGTCCAAATTCCCATAgactttttacgacaaccatgggaaagatgtgtagtggttctattctaaagtgcctgGACCCACACAGACGACACAATAACTCCATTGGGTTAATTCCATGATCCGTGACAAGTACCAGTTTATCTCCTGTTTAATGTAGCCATTATATTTGTTATGCCCGGCAGATAACGAGTCTTTATTACAGCCGAATCAGTCGACCGCCGAGTAGGCATCGAAAAACACAACGATTACGTTTCGttccttttatttaaaaaaaaagcaatgaaGTACAACAATCTTGGTGATACTGGCATGAAATTGTCTCACATCAGCTTAGGAGGAACTGCTTTTACCAACATTTACGGGTACGTAGAAAATACTGGCCagttactttttcttttttgcaatgtttataattaccgtggataattattattaaacttttaagcCTTACAGAATTTCTGAAGTGAAATTGTTAATCTTTAACCAATTtcgaaagatatttttttttaactaacaaTGCTTAACTGTTAACATAATGTTTACCATTACAAAGCCGCCTCAGTTGTACGGGTCATTTGCCTTGAGGTCCCATTAAGGTCCAATACTATAGCCAATCCCTCAGTTGTTACAGATTTTTCACAAAGACATAATCTGCGAATGAGACATTCTGCGCAAGAGACATTTTACAAACCAGGGACATTTTGAGAAATGGCCATACCGATGAGGAATTCGCTAGAAACAGCCTTTGTGTTGTTCTAGAATAATAAAGATATCTGCCCTGTATCTATCACTGATAGTTATACCAACATTCCGGTTATCATCGCCGATTTATGGGAGGAGTGCTCTGCTCTCGCTTTCGCTTTCTAGCAGCGCACCCTTTCTTCACTCCCTACAAAATCTAAGTGTCCCTTTGGTTCTATATTACTAACACATTACCCCTCGACTAACCATATTCCATTGCCAAATAGGCGCCCGAATCTCTCATCCTCcagattttcttttataaagtaGCGTATCACTTCACGAGACAATGgattattacttacttacatattattatgagcTATCTTTCAAAATAGCTTTACAAGATCTAAAAGCgtcattatttattagacGTAAGGTACATTAAGGTTTTGCGAACCCGATACTGCATTGTGTTCAATGGATTTTTCAGACAGCTAATAGACGCTATTGTCTCGTTCATGGTCTACGGGGGTAATAATTCTTATATTAAagtagctgtgcctgcgacttcgttcgcatgGAATTGTTTTTTTGGGTATCATCGAAGGCCTCAAggaagaataattttcctcgatTTTtgtcacattctccattatttcttcgcttctaatagttgcagcgtgatgttaaataGCCTGATGCCTTCTTTGATAAATAGtatattcaacataaaaatatttttttcgattcgaaccagtagttactgagattagcgcgttcaaacaaaaaagcaAACTCAATTAGTATAGTATACAAGAGTAAGTATACaagtaaaatatagtttaggTATGTGTcctgtggttcctggcatatcagaattgaaccactccatctctttcatcTTGTGCAGTTTTTACCATGATCGATATGGGTTAGGTGTCCTTGCAAATTTCAGTTCAATTAGGGTCAGGTTTAGGAGgtcagatttatttatatatgttatcaGATGTTACAACGGCATTGTATATACAGCATCATTACCAactgttattgtttttgttgtaatGTGATATACCTATAGTGAAGttgtttaattgtttaaattgttCTTACGTTGTTATCTTTACTGTAGTGTTGCGCAATTGCTATCTTATTgttaggtaatttattattacgaaTCGTTAACTGTAAaacagtaaattttattaacgttTAGTTGATTTGATACTGTGAATACCTGATATAAAACACTTTTTATTGCGAACCATAAATcgacttaaataatatataacgtcatcaaacagctgaacgtgccctatCAGTATTTCCAAGAACTCTGTCAGagataggctctgtctaccccgcaagggatatatatgtgattatatgtatgtatcgccTACacgaggaatctcaagtttataagcatatccttttaggtatgacatccatgggaaatgctGAATAACGCATAAACTCAGAGATGAATCAATGAACGCGTATCgcagatttttttcttaatgtgACACggtagttaaaattattttttttttaaattgtttccaGAAAATTCGATGAGGATAGAGGCATCCAGTTGCTAAGAGAGTCGTTCAAACTGGGAGTGAACTATATCGAGACGAGCCCTTGGTATGGACAGGGAAGCTCTGAGAGGACTATTGgaaaggtacctacttttaatgaaattaccCTTATATTTTTAGCAGGGATTAATATCGTGAGGAAGCCTGCATAGCAACTGGAtgtgatccaatacgggttagaaTTCCCAGTAAAGGTTGAGGTAATCAGACGCTTCTTGTTAAAATCGCGCCTTAGCACCCGTCCAGATAGGTGAGAACACAACCGGGGCTAACGACAGGAGAAATTTGgcaaaataattcattcattcatatagtcacgtctatatcccttgtggggtagacagaaccaacagtcttgaaaagactgacaggccacgttcagcttattggcttgagattcaaatagtgacaggctgccagcccatcgcctaaaataagaatcccaagtttataagcctatcccttagtcgtcttttacgacatccattcgaacaaggtggagtggtcctattcttttttttcattggtgccgggaaccacacgggaaaattatatcttttgctaatatattttaaaagtaacctTGATATTTTATCGGTTTTGTATTTGgtgaaaaatatgtaggtacatatatttacttacttaactttttgactatacaaatattttctcttatacatagatatacatattattttgtaggcaCTAAAAGGCATCCCGAGGGATTCGTACTACATTGGCGGGAAAGTGGGTAGATACGAGAAAGATGTGGAGAGGATGTTCGACTTCAGCGCTGAGAGGGTCACCGCCAGCCTGGAACAGTCCCTGGGCCTCCTTGGCTTGGAGTACGTGGACTTGATTCAGGTGAGTCATAGAATGATAGATATCATTAATGATATTAAGGATGCGAAACTAATTACTTGAAGCACCATAAAATGTATatagttaatttatatttatttattatttactagctgtgcccgcgacttcgtccgcgtggaatagttattttgggcatcattgaagccctcaaggatgaataatttaccacgtttttttttttttcacattttccattatttcttcgttcctaatagttgcagcgcgatgttatatagccttaagccttcctcgataaatggtcaattcaacacaaaaagaaatttttaattcgaaccagtagttcctgatattagcgcgttaaaataaacaaactcttcagctttataatatttttatagattttccATATATATCTAGTGTGGAGGACATGGGTGCTGTTTGCGCGGGCAAACTTGCGGGCGAATGCTGTATATCCATACTTCTTTCCTAATAgtataaagagaaaaagtatttttttctgtaatgaataaactcaaaaactgtaACGCCTTCAGTAGTATAATATACGTACTTATGTAcgagtaaatatttaaaatcaggtctcattttaagtatgtacgtatattatactagcttaTGGGCGGTGCATCACTCATATACAGAAAAATTTGCTATGTTAATACTGAagttgtatataaaaatttgctATGTTACTACTATACTTGTACTACTACTATGTTACTATTCTATACCAAATTTCGTATTTCTtattcccggaggagtaggcagtaaataaataaaataaaataaaataaataaataaatacatcttTCTACCTACTAAGAtttgcatacttatttcgatTTATCTGCAATCATTACTCTTCATACATTTTCGTCAGTACTCGTGTCCTGAATGAATAAAGTAGTCCTGAATTTTTAcactacaattttttattttattttctatgtaAAGGACAGTGATATCTTGTGAAGAGCGAGCAGTTTAAAGCTGCCACGACCCTCAGCCATAAAAGACTCAGGAACGAAATTGGTTATACCTTATagtgaaattaatttacaggTACACGACCCCACGTTCGCTCCAGACACTTCAGTGATACTAAAAGAAACTCTACCAGCTTTAGAGAGGGCAGTAAGGGATGGGAAAGCGAGATACATCGGCCTCGCAGACTACGACCTAGATCTCATGAAGGAGATTGTGGAAGAGACTGACGTCAAAATATCTTCAATCCTATCTTACGCTAAGTCGACGATGATTGACAATAGACTGCAGAATTATACGACATTTTTCAAGGTAATCTGACTATCTTTCCTACTGTTCTTCTTTCTACTGGCTTTAATACCGGCTGCATCATCACACTAGAGTAGAgccagggtatgcctttgaacatggatcctagattgggtgagtcagatttttacacgaagcgtctCCCAAGTATGTTCATGACTGAAAGTgaatgtgtgtgtttgtttctttttcacaCCAAAATTATCTGGACgggttttgataaaatttgtacaCAGGTAGTAAATTAACATtgaataacataaatttttgtcCTAAAATGCTCACAGGAGCGAAGCCCCAGCGCAAAGCTTGTTTATTTAGTGACCTACAGTAAAACTTGACCTCCCATCGTTTTGGTATTGGACTTTACGTCTCACGCCTGTTCCCCGAAGTGGTAATAGTACtacattttaacattaacttagaatttttttcttcaatgatttaaccacaataaaaatatctttatgtttttaacCCAAGCCACAAACCCTAAACGTTCATGTACCAACGCACAGTCGACACCACTGAAAGCATTTTGTTGACTTGACATTCCCACGAAACGAAGCCTCGTGCAAAGCTAGTTGCATAGTCTGAAATAGACCCTTATCAATTCGGCCTTGACGTTGACACTGGCGAGTGCCGACTAATTTAGGTGTACGTAGCCGATCACACTGACACAAGGTGAGGTAGATACCGCCATCTGTATAAATCTAGAATGTCAACTTTTATCTGTTAAACGTAAAGTCAACAATGGAAATTAGGTAAAGTACCTCATTTCTAGCAATTTTATTCGTAAAGGTACCAGTTTTTTAAGATAGACCAAACCTAACACATCAAAGAAAAAGGCATTCAAATCGGAGCAAAAGTTTTCAAGTTATTCTAAGATTCATATTTCTGGCTTCTACTCGTCTTAGGGATATACATCGGTCAAATCGATGTTTTTACTGAAATCTTTCAAGTACAGACATCGGTCGGTTACAATTTGATGTATGGATGGAATTTACAGATACGTATAAAAACAGTTCCTAAAAAATTGGAAATGTACGCTATTCGCtgtgactgatagcgtcgcgtggtcggttgttgtgacttgtggcgtagagatgtcgccgcACCACTAagtaataagaataaaactccAAAATAAGTTTCACCTGGCGgcacttaaattaaataccttCACGAGGTCTAGTTAGATCTATGTCCGTGTTAGAAGACACCCATTACACTATACCATCTGTGAAttggtataataataaaattgagtaCTCGAACACTTCCAAGTACTCGAGACAAGTGAAGaaaattacataaacaaataaatagagcTATCGTTGttctatatataaattgtaaacagtcgttttgatttaaattgcCACGTGATTGAATGATACGGAAGGTGTAAATGACACTTACACATTGTATAAGTGTAATCTATTAAGGACCTCTATTATTTTCCCCTTATAAGCTTTCTTGCAGTGAATTGTGGCCAGCACTTACTGcacatctttcccatggacatCGTATAAGGCGATAAAAACTACTGTAAGGCTATGAGCTAGCAAGCAATCTGTAactgtttaattaaatgtatgcatgtatagtttgtttgtttgtaatatctttattgcatagaaatttacacagtaacaagaaaatagaacacagttataaaagaaacaaatcacttgcaatggcggattatagtatgtatgtatataccctCCTTTAGTTCCCGCCACTTTACCCTATTTTGGGCAGTTACAGTCCAATTGCTGACCGCTATTCTCTTGTCTTATTCATTTATTGCCTCCTGACCTctttcgtttattttattaaaaactaattgtTACTCCGGGTGAACCGGCTGATTCTGAGCTAAGTTACAAATTGGGAATATTACGAGTATTCGGTTAACACATTGCTTGTTTTACAGAGCAAAGGTATCGGCATAATAAACGCAGCGGCTACGGGCATGGGCCTCCTCTCCAACATGGGTCCTCAGCCGTGGCATCCAGCCAGCGATGACATAAAGGCGCTGTGCAAAAGAGCCTCCGAATATTGTAAGGTAATTTCTAAAgtgtcattaaaaaaaaagtgccgtgtggttcccggcaccaatacaaaaaagaataggaccactccatctctttcccgtggatgtcgtaaaaggcgactaagggataggcttacaaacttgagaatcttttttaggcgatgggctagcaacctgttcaattctattctatcattaagccaaatagctgaatgtggccattcagtcttttcaagactgttggctctgtctaccccgcaagggatatagacgtgaccatatgtatgtattctaacTTTAGtacttattacattttttcat
It encodes:
- the LOC106130559 gene encoding uncharacterized protein LOC106130559 codes for the protein MKYNNLGDTGMKLSHISLGGTAFTNIYGKFDEDRGIQLLRESFKLGVNYIETSPWYGQGSSERTIGKALKGIPRDSYYIGGKVGRYEKDVERMFDFSAERVTASLEQSLGLLGLEYVDLIQVHDPTFAPDTSVILKETLPALERAVRDGKARYIGLADYDLDLMKEIVEETDVKISSILSYAKSTMIDNRLQNYTTFFKSKGIGIINAAATGMGLLSNMGPQPWHPASDDIKALCKRASEYCKSQNVELARLATWFTLSQPGIDTNVCGFLTLDHFVDSLQCLETGLSRHEQTILAYVQERFFDKVTLHWDGVELPVYQEKLRKRLAQ